From the genome of Burkholderia pyrrocinia:
CGCGATCGTTGCGGCGCACCTTGACCTGATCCGACACGCGCTGGCGCTTGCTGTCCTTGCCCTTGCGCTCGGTCAGCCCGATCGCGGCAATGATCGCGACCAGCAGCACGAGACCGGCGATTTCAAACGCGAAGATGTAATCGGTGTAGATCACCTTGCCGATCAGTCGCGTGTTCGACCAGTTGGCCATCTCGCCCGTCGCCATCGCGTGCACCGTTTGGGTGTCGCCGTAGCCGCGCCACAGGATCAGCGCGGTCTCGATCACGATGATCGCGCCGACCACGGTCGCCATCGGTACGAAGCGCTTGAAGTCGCGGCGCAGGTAATCGATGTTGATGTCCAGCATCATCACGACGAACAGGAACAGCACCATCACGGCGCCCACGTACACCAGCACCAGCAGGATCGCGAGGAACTCCGCTTCCAGCAGCATCCAGATCGCGGCGGCGTTGAAGAACGCCAGCACAAGGAAAAGCGCAGACGCCACCGGGTTGCGCGAAGTGATCACCTTCAGCCCTGATACCACCAGGAGCAGCGCGAAGATGTAGAACAGTACGGTCGTGAATTCCATGATTACCGGTTCATCGTTAGGCCATAGTCAGGCGCGGCTTGCGGGACGCCCGCACCCGTCGCGGCGGCTCGGCCCGTTCATGCCGGGCCGGCACTGCAAACACAATCAACGATACGGCGCGTCGGCAGCCTTCGCCGCGGCGATGTCCTTCTCGTAGCGATCGCCCACCGCGAGCAGCATTTCCTTCGTGAAATACAGGTCGCCGCGCTTTTCGCCGTGGTACTCGAGAATCTGCGTCTCGACGATCGAATCGACCGGGCAGCTCTCTTCGCAGAAACCGCAGAAGATGCACTTCGTCAGGTCGATGTCGTAGCGCGTCGTGCGGCGCGTGTTGTCCGCACGCGTTTCCGATTCGATCGTGATCGCCATTGCGGGGCACACGGCCTCGCACAGCTTGCACGCGATGCAGCGCTCTTCGCCGTTCTCGTAGCGGCGCAGCGCATGCAGCCCGCGGAAACGCGGCGAAATCGGGGTCTTCTCTTCCGGGAACTGCACGGTGAACTTGCGCTTGAACGTGTAACGACCGGTCAGCGCGAGCCCTTTCAGCAGCTCGGTCAGGAAGAAGGTCTTAAAGAAGTGTTGGATTGCCGTCATGATTTCGTCCGATTACTTCACCCAGATGTTGAGCGGCGACATCATCCAGAAGCCGACCACGACCACCCAGATCACCGTGACGGGCAGGAACACTTTCCAGCCCAGACGCATGATCTGGTCGTAACGGTAGCGCGGGAACGTCGCGCGAACCCAGATGAACACCGACAGCAGTGCGAAGACCTTCAGCACCAGCCAGAAGATGCCCGGAATGAACGACAGGAACTCGAACGGTGCATCCCAGCCGCCGAGGAACAGCGTCGCAGCCAGCGCCGAGATCACGATCATGTTGATGTACTCGGCGAGGAAGAACAGCGCGAACGCCATGCCCGAGTAATCGATCATGTGACCCGCGACGATCTCCGACTCCCCTTCCACCACGTCGAACGGGTGACGGTTCGTTTCGGCGATGCCCGAGATGAAGTAGACGACGAACGCCGGCAGGAGCGGCAGCCAGTTCCACGACAGGAAGTTCACGCCGTGGCCCGCGAAGAAGCCATGCTGCTGCGAGTTGACGATTTCCGACATGTTCAGGCTGCCGGCCGTCATCAACACGAGCACCAGCGCGAAGCCCATCGAGATTTCGTACGAGACCATCTGCGCCGCGGCGCGCATCGCGCCGAGGAACGCGTACTTGGAGTTCGACGCCCAGCCCGCGAGAATCACCGCGTACACGCCGATCGACGAGATCGCCATTGCGTACAGCAGGCCCGCGTTGATGTTCGCGAGCACGGCCTTGGCCTGGAACGGGATCACGGCCCACACCGCGAACGCCGGCACGACGGTCATGACCGGCGCGATCAGGTACAGCCAGCGGCTGGCGGCGCTCGGCTGAATGACTTCCTTCAGCAGCAGCTTCAGCACGTCGGCGATCGGCTGCAGCAAGCCGCCGGGGCCGACGCGGTTCGGACCGAGACGCACGTGCATCCACCCGATCAGCTTGCGTTCCCACAGAATCAGGTACGCGACGCACAGCAGGATGACGACGGAGACGACGAGGATGCGCACGATTGCCCACACCGTCGGCCACGCAAAGCCGAGAAGCTGGGCTCCGCCCGCGTTGATCGTATCGAACAAGCTCATTTACGCCTTCTCCACCACCAGTTCACCGGACAGGCTGCCGAGCGCTGCGCCGGCAGGCGTCGCCGCCGACACGCGAACGACCGTCTCCGCAAGATTCGCGTCGCGCACGGCCGGCAACTGCACCGCACGCTCGCCCTGGCGCACGCGCACGGCGTCGCCTTCCTTCAAGCCCAGCTTGTCGAACAGCGCGGCCGGCAGGGCTGCGGCATTCGCCGCCTTCGCGGCGGCCGTCAGGTGCAGCGCACCTGCGCGGCGCACGAGCGCGTCGGCGTGATAGATCGGCACATCGGCCAGGCGCTCGAAGCCGCCGTTCGCGGCATTCGCCGCGACGCGTGCCGGCGCGACCGACGTCTGGTTCGACAGACGGCCCGCGACGCCTGCGTCGCCAAGCGCGGCGACACGCACTTCTTCCGCCGTCTCGTATTCGAAGTTCGGCAGGCCGAGCAGGCTGCCGAGCACGCGCAGCACCTTCCAGGCCGGACGCGTGTCGCCGAGCGGGCGCACGACGCCGTTGAAGCTCTGCACGGTGCCTTCCGCGTTGACGAACGTGCCGGCCGTTTCCGTGAACGGCGCAACCGGCAGCAGCACGTCGGCGTAGTCGAGGCCGTGCTTGAACGGCGACATCACGACGACCATCTCCGCCTGGTTCAGCGCGGCAAGCGCCTGTGCCGGATCGGCGGTGTCGAATTCCGGTTCGACGTTCAGCAGCACGTAGCCCTTGCGCGGTTGCGCGAACGCTTCGCGTGCATTCAGGCCGCCTTCGCCCGGCAGCGCGCCGACGACGTGCGCACCGACCGTGTTCGCCGCTTCCGTCAGGAAGCCGAACGTGGCGCCGGAGTTGTCGGCGATCCACTGGGCGACTGCGTGCAGCTTCGCGAATTCCGGATGGCGGACCGCGACGTTGCCGAGCAGCACCGCGCGGCGTTCGCCGTTCGCGAGCGACTGCGCGACCGCCTGTGCGGCCGGCGATGCGGTGACGCCCGCAAGCGTGTCGGGCAGCGCGACGCCGCGCAGTTGCGCGACGGCCGCGGCGATGCCGGCCAGTTCGTCGAGCCATGCCGACGGCGCGGCGACGATGCGCTGCGCGGTCGGGATCAGTGCGTCGTCACCGGTTGCGTGCAGGAAGTGCAGCTTCGCACCGTTCTTCGCGGCCTGGCGCAGGCGGGCGGCGAACAGCGGGTGGTCGCGGCGCAGGAACGAACCGACGATGAACGCGGCGTCCACAT
Proteins encoded in this window:
- a CDS encoding NADH-quinone oxidoreductase subunit J — its product is MEFTTVLFYIFALLLVVSGLKVITSRNPVASALFLVLAFFNAAAIWMLLEAEFLAILLVLVYVGAVMVLFLFVVMMLDINIDYLRRDFKRFVPMATVVGAIIVIETALILWRGYGDTQTVHAMATGEMANWSNTRLIGKVIYTDYIFAFEIAGLVLLVAIIAAIGLTERKGKDSKRQRVSDQVKVRRNDRVRLVKMEAEKPQPETAQSEAGTSNNG
- the nuoI gene encoding NADH-quinone oxidoreductase subunit NuoI — encoded protein: MTAIQHFFKTFFLTELLKGLALTGRYTFKRKFTVQFPEEKTPISPRFRGLHALRRYENGEERCIACKLCEAVCPAMAITIESETRADNTRRTTRYDIDLTKCIFCGFCEESCPVDSIVETQILEYHGEKRGDLYFTKEMLLAVGDRYEKDIAAAKAADAPYR
- the nuoH gene encoding NADH-quinone oxidoreductase subunit NuoH, with protein sequence MSLFDTINAGGAQLLGFAWPTVWAIVRILVVSVVILLCVAYLILWERKLIGWMHVRLGPNRVGPGGLLQPIADVLKLLLKEVIQPSAASRWLYLIAPVMTVVPAFAVWAVIPFQAKAVLANINAGLLYAMAISSIGVYAVILAGWASNSKYAFLGAMRAAAQMVSYEISMGFALVLVLMTAGSLNMSEIVNSQQHGFFAGHGVNFLSWNWLPLLPAFVVYFISGIAETNRHPFDVVEGESEIVAGHMIDYSGMAFALFFLAEYINMIVISALAATLFLGGWDAPFEFLSFIPGIFWLVLKVFALLSVFIWVRATFPRYRYDQIMRLGWKVFLPVTVIWVVVVGFWMMSPLNIWVK
- the nuoG gene encoding NADH-quinone oxidoreductase subunit NuoG, with translation MVELEIDGKKVEVPEGSMVIQAAHKADTYIPHFCYHKKLSVAANCRMCLVEVEKMPKAVPACATPVSAGMIVHTQSDKAVKAQQSVMEFLLINHPLDCPICDQGGECQLQDLAVGYGKSSSRYSEEKRVVFHKNVGPLISMEEMSRCIHCTRCVRFGQEIAGVMEFGMLGRGEHSEITTFVGKTVDSEMSGNMIDLCPVGALTSKPFRYSARTWELSRRKSVSPHDSVGANLVVQVKNNRVMRVLPFENEAINECWISDKDRFSYEGLNSEERLTKPMLKQGGQWIETDWQTALEYVAKGLKGIAADHGANALAMLASAHSTAEELFLVKQLAQELKTPNVDFRLRQQDFSAPVQGAPWLGMPIADLSNVDAAFIVGSFLRRDHPLFAARLRQAAKNGAKLHFLHATGDDALIPTAQRIVAAPSAWLDELAGIAAAVAQLRGVALPDTLAGVTASPAAQAVAQSLANGERRAVLLGNVAVRHPEFAKLHAVAQWIADNSGATFGFLTEAANTVGAHVVGALPGEGGLNAREAFAQPRKGYVLLNVEPEFDTADPAQALAALNQAEMVVVMSPFKHGLDYADVLLPVAPFTETAGTFVNAEGTVQSFNGVVRPLGDTRPAWKVLRVLGSLLGLPNFEYETAEEVRVAALGDAGVAGRLSNQTSVAPARVAANAANGGFERLADVPIYHADALVRRAGALHLTAAAKAANAAALPAALFDKLGLKEGDAVRVRQGERAVQLPAVRDANLAETVVRVSAATPAGAALGSLSGELVVEKA